A region from the Colius striatus isolate bColStr4 chromosome 12, bColStr4.1.hap1, whole genome shotgun sequence genome encodes:
- the EIF2B5 gene encoding translation initiation factor eIF-2B subunit epsilon — translation MAARGAARRGAGAAPARGADPQQEPPPPLQAVLVADSFNRRFFPISKDRPRALLPMANVAMIDYTLEFLTATGVEETFVFCCWKSAEIKEHLQKSKWCRPSSPNTVRFVSSDLYRSLGDVLRDVDAKSLVRSDFILVTGDVVSNFNISKALEEHKLRRKMEKNVSVMTMIFKESSPGHHARCKEDDIVIAMDSATNRVLHYQRTQGLKRFRFPMSLFQNSIENVEVRHDLLDCHISICSPQVAELFTDNFDYQTRDDFVRGLLVNEEVLGNQIHMHVTTEEYGAHICNLLMYEAVCSDIIRRWVYPLTPEMNFTDDKNQSYTHSKHNIYRGVDVSLGHGSVLEENVLIGQGTVIGSNCRITNSVIGQHCRIGDKVNLDGAFLWDKVHVADNVEICHSVVCDEAEVKEKVKLKPHCVLSSRVVVGPGITLSEGTVISLHPPDEEEEDDDQFSDDSGVNKEESEVKVKGYNKKDIGSEGRGYLWKADDKNEEDEEEQRQSLWGPAMHSEEESESDSDLSMGSEEPDSRAASPQLDDIKVFQNEVLGTLQRGEEENISCDNLVLEINSLKYAYNIGLKEMMQVLSKVILEFPLQQLDANLDSQNYFSALLPLLKNWTPLFKNYIKRASDHLNALFAIEEFFLEHDSLCTSIAKVLMTFYQLEILEEDVILNWFSLRDTSDKGKQLRKNQRLQKFIQWLEEAEEESSDGDQA, via the exons ATGGCGGCGCGCGGCGCGGCGAGGCGCGGGGCTGGCGCGGCTCCGGCCCGCGGGGCCGacccgcagcaggagccgccgccCCCGCTCCAGGCCGTGCTGGTCGCCGACAGCTTCAACCGCCGCTTCTTCCCTATCTCCAAAGACAGGCCGCGG GCTCTTTTACCTATGGCAAATGTGGCCATGATTGACTATACCTTGGAGTTCCTCACAGCAACTGGAGTAGAAGAAacctttgttttctgctgttggAAGTCAGCTGAGATAAAAGAGCATTTACA aaaGTCCAAGTGGTGCCGTCCCAGCTCTCCCAACACGGTGCGCTTCGTCAGCTCGGACCTGTACCGCTCCCTTGGCGACGTGCTGCGAGACGTCGACGCCAAGTCCCTTGTTCGTTCCGACTTCATTCTTGTCACCGGAGACGTGGTGTCCAATTTCAATATATCCAAAGCCCTGGAGGAGCACAA GTTGCGTCGGAAGATGGAAAAGAATGTTTCTGTGATGACGATGATATTCAAGGAGTCCTCACCTGGGCACCATGCCAGGTGCAAAGAGGATGACATTGTTATTGCTATGGACAGTGCCACAAACCGTGTCCTTCACTACCAGAGAACCCAGGGGCTGAAACGCTTCCGCTTTCCTATG AGTCTGTTCCAGAATTCTATTGAGAACGTTGAGGTGCGCCATGACTTGCTGGATTGTCATATCAGCATCTGCTCTCCACAG GTGGCTGAGCTCTTCACAGACAATTTTGACTACCAGACACGGGATGACTTTGTGCGTGGTCTGTTGGTGAATGAGGAG GTCCTGGGGAACCAGATCCATATGCATGTAACGACAGAAGAGTACGGAGCCCACATATGCAACCTGCTCATGTACGAAGCCGTGTGCTCCGACATCATCCGCCGCTGGGTTTATCCTTTGACTCCGGAGATGAACTTCACAGATGACAAGAATCAGAGTTACACCCACTCTAAACACAACATTTACCGGGGAGTGGATGTCAGCCTGGGCCACGGCAGCGTGCTGGAGGAGAACGTGCTCATCGGGCAGGGAACGGTCATCGGCAGCAACTGCCGTATCACCAACAGCGTCATTGGGCAGCACTGTAGGATAG GTGATAAAGTCAATTTGGACGGAGCTTTTCTCTGGGACAAAGTGCATGTAGCAGATAACGTGGAGATCTGCCATTCTGTTGTCTGTGATGAAGCTGAAGTGAAGGAGAAAGTAAAGCTGAAGCCCCACTGCGTCCTCTCTTCTCGG GTAGTAGTAGGTCCTGGCATCACGCTTTCTGAGGGCACAGTGATCTCTCTGCACCCACCagatgaagaggaagaggatgatGACCAGTTCAGTGATGATTCTGGTGTGAACAAGGAGGAAAGCGAAGTGAAAGTGAAAG gatACAATAAAAAGGATATAGGCTCAGAGGGCAGAGGCTatctctggaaagcagatgaCAAGAATGAAGAGGATGAAGAAGAGCAGAGACAAAGCCTATGGG GCCCAGCTATGCATTCAGAGGAAGAGAGCGAGTCAGACAGTGACCTGAGCATGGGCTCTGAGGAGCCAGACAGTCGAGCAGCATCTCCTCAGCTAGATGACATCAAAG TTTTCCAGAATGAGGTTCTGGGTACGTTACAGAGGggtgaagaagaaaatatttcctgtgaTAACCTGGTCCTGGAAATCAACTCTCTCAA GTATGCATATAACATTGGCCTGAAGGAGATGATGCAGGTGCTCAGCAAAGTGATCCTGGAGTtcccactgcagcagctggatgCAAACCTGGACTCCCAGAACTATTTTTCAGCATTACTTCCT ctgtTGAAGAATTGGACCCCATTGTTTAAGAACTACATAAAACGGGCGTCAGATCACTTGAATGCCTTATTTGCCATTGAGGAATTCTTCCTGGAACATGACAGTCTCTGCACATCAATAGCTAAA